From one Lolium rigidum isolate FL_2022 chromosome 4, APGP_CSIRO_Lrig_0.1, whole genome shotgun sequence genomic stretch:
- the LOC124705450 gene encoding anthranilate synthase alpha subunit 2, chloroplastic: protein MESLAASTFSPSRLAAHPARAAAVPVRARAVAAGGRRRRSGRGSSGVRCCAGSASAVINGSAAAKAEEEDRQRFFEAAARGSGKGNLVPMWECIVSDHLTPVLAYRCLVPEDDKDTPSFLFESVEQGPEGTTNVGRYSMIGAQPVMEIVAKENKVTTMDHEKGTVTEQIVDDPMEVPRSIMEGWHPQQIEELPETFSGGWVGFFSYDTVRYVEKKKIPFSGAPQDDRNLPDVHLGLYDDVLVFDNVEKKVYVIHWVSLDRHESTEQAYQYGRSRLKRFLSKVHNSNVPKLSPGFVKLHTKQFGTALNKSTMTSDEYKNAVLQAKEHILAGNIFQIVLSQRFERRTYATPFEVYRALRIVNPSPYMTYLQARGCVLVASSPEILTKVQKGKVINRPLAGTTRRGKTENEDKLQEEQLLSDQKQCAEHIMLVDLGRNDVGRVSKPGSVKVEKLMNIERYSHVMHISSTVSGQLDDHLQSWDALRAALPVGTVSGAPKVKAMELIDQLEVTRRGPYSGGLGGISFNGDMMIALALRTIVFSTAPSHNTMYSYKNSDRRREWVAHLQAGAGIVADSVPDDEQKECENKAAALARAIDLAESAFVDKE, encoded by the exons ATGGAATCCCTAGCCGCCTCGACATTCTCGCCCTCGCGCCTCGCCGCCCACCCcgcccgggcggcggcggtcccGGTCAGGGCAAGAGCGGTGGCagcaggagggaggaggaggaggagcggtagGGGGAGCAGCGGCGTGCGGTGCTGCGCCGGGAGCGCGAGCGCGGTGATCAATGGGAGCGCCGCGGcgaaggcggaggaggaggacaggCAGCGCTTcttcgaggcggcggcgcgggggagcggGAAGGGCAACCTGGTGCCCATGTGGGAGTGCATCGTGTCCGACCACCTCACCCCGGTGCTCGCCTACCGCTGCCTCGTCCCCGAGGACGACAAGGACACCCCCAGCTTCCTCTTCGAGTCCGTCGAGCAGGGGCCCGAGGGCACCACCAACGTC GGTCGTTACAGCATGATTGGAGCCCAGCCGGTGATGGAGATCGTGGCCAAGGAGAACAAGGTCACCACCATGGACCACGAAAAGGGCACGGTCACGGAGCAGATCGTGGACGACCCTATGGAGGTTCCCAGGAGCATAATggagggatggcacccgcagcaGATTGAAGAGCTCCCTGAAACCTTCAGTG GTGGATGGGTTGGGTTCTTTTCCTACGATACGGTCCGTTATGTCGAAAAGAAGAAGAtacccttctccggtgctcctcAGGATGATAGGAACCTTCCCGATGTTCACTTGGGCCTCTACGATGATGTTCTTGTCTTTGACAATGTTGAGAAG AAAGTATATGTCATCCATTGGGTAAGTCTAGACCGCCATGAATCCACtgagcaagcataccaatatgGCAGGTCCCGGCTGAAGCGGTTTCTTTCTAAAGTTCACAACTCGAATGT GCCCAAACTCTCTCCAGGATTTGTGAAGCTGCACACTAAGCAGTTTGGTACAGCATTGAACAAATCAACCATGACGAGTGATGAGTACAAGAATGCTGTTCTGCAGGCCAAGGAGCATATTCTGGCTGGTAATATTTTCCAGATTGTTTTAAGCCAGCGCTTTGAGAGGCGAACATATGCCACCCCTTTTGAGGTTTATCGAGCACTACGAATTGTGAACCCGAGCCCATACATGACATATCTACAG GCTAGAGGCTGTGTCCTGGTAGCATCCAGTCCTGAAATTCTTACAAAAGTCCAGAAG GGAAAGGTTATTAACAGGCCACTTGCTGGGACTACCCGAAGGGGCAAGACAGAGAATGAAGATAAATTACAGGAGGAGCAACTATTAAGTGATCAAAAACAGTGCGCTGAACACATTATGCTTGTAGACCTGGGAAGGAACGATGTTGGCAGG GTCTCCAAACCTGGATCTgtgaaggtggagaagttgatGAACATCGAGCGGTACTCGCATGTCATGCACATCAGCTCGACG GTTAGTGGACAGTTAGATGATCATCTCCAGAGCTGGGATGCGCTGCGAGCAGCATTGCCTGTTGGAACAGTCAGTGGAGCACCAAAG GTGAAAGCCATGGAGCTGATAGATCAGTTGGAGGTCACAAGACGAGGACCATACAGTGGTGGGTTAGGAGGAATATCATTTAATGGTGACATGATGATCGCTCTTGCTCTCCGCACCATTGTGTTCTCAACAGCTCCAAGCCACAACACGATGTACTCATACAAGAACTCAGATAGGCGCCGAGAGTGGGTCGCTCACCTTCAGGCTGGCGCGGGCATTGTTGCTGATAGTGTCCCAGATGACGAGCAAAAAGAATGCGAGAATAAGGCGGCTGCTCTAGCCCGGGCTATTGATCTTGCTGAGTCAGCTTTTGTAGACAAAGAATAG
- the LOC124705449 gene encoding putative serine/threonine-protein kinase: protein MGSSASCLWGSSKSTADRTGQTVAASPRSGHLLSRSGRNVQVFSLKELKTATRNFHMLNCIGRGGFGPVYKGDLKDGRQVAIKRLAAESKQGADEFLTEIDVISNVRHPNLVRLIGCCVEGNNRLLVYEYAENNSLSNALLGPKSRCIPLNWQRREAICTGTASGLAFLHEEAQPRIVHRDIKASNILLDKKLLPKIGDFGLAKLFPDAVTHISTRVAGTMGYLAPEYALLGQLTKKADIYSFGVLLLEVISGESSSKSTWGEDLHVLVEWTWKLREEGRLLEIVDPDLEEYPEDQVLHFIKVALLCTQATAQQRPSMKQVAHMLSNQTEIDLQNAVPPGVLKEPRRKMGSLTLDTSSSQMTRRNAAGSCSTQTRDMNSYQFSTTEISPR, encoded by the exons ATGGGGAGTTCCGCCAGCTGCCTGTGGGGCAGCTCCAAGTCCACCGCAGATCGGACCGGTCAAACCGTGGCGGCGTCTCCTCGTTCTG GCCATTTATTATCAAGATCCGGACGAAATGTACAAGTCTTCTCCCTAAAAGAGTTGAAGACTGCCACCCGGAATTTTCACATGCTGAATTGCATTGGCCGTGGAGGTTTTGGGCCTGTTTATAAG GGAGACCTGAAAGATGGCAGACAAGTTGCAATTAAAAGGCTTGCAGCTGAATCAAAGCAAGGGGCTGACGAATTCTTGACAGAGATCGATGTCATATCAAATGTCAGGCACCCCAACCTTGTAAGGCTGATTGGTTGCTGTGTCGAAGGGAATAACAGATTATTGGTGTATGAATACGCGGAGAACAACAGTTTGTCAAATGCTTTACTTG GACCAAAGAGTAGATGTATCCCATTGAACTGGCAAAGAAGAGAAGCCATTTGTACCGGAACTGCTTCTGGTCTTGCATTTCTTCATGAGGAAGCACAACCACGAATTGTTCACCGTGATATCAAGGCTAGCAACATCTTACTCGACAAGAAATTGCTTCCTAAAATTGGAGATTTTGGACTAGCTAAGCTTTTCCCAGATGCTGTCACTCACATCAGCACGCGTGTTGCAGGAACAAT GGGTTACCTGGCACCAGAGTATGCCTTGTTGGGACAGTTAACCAAGAAAgcagatatatatagttttggggTGCTTCTTCTTGAAGTGATAAGTGGTGAAAGCAGCAGCAAATCGACTTGGGGGGAAGATTTGCATGTCCTTGTGGAATGG ACATGGAAGCTGCGAGAAGAAGGAAGGCTTTTGGAAATTGTTGATCCAGACCTGGAGGAATACCCGGAGGACCAAGTGCTTCATTTCATCAAGGTGGCACTCCTGTGCACCCAAGCAACGGCGCAGCAGAGGCCATCCATGAAGCAGGTGGCGCATATGCTATCTAACCAAACAGAAATCGATCTTCAGAATGCTGTCCCACCCGGTGTGCTGAAAGAACCCCGTCGTAAGATGGGTAGTTTGACACTGGACACGTCCTCAAGTCAAATGACCAGACGCAACGCGGCTGGATCCTGCAGCACGCAGACCAGAGACATGAACAGCTATCAGTTTAGCACGACCGAAATTTCTCCTAGGTGA